A single genomic interval of Lathyrus oleraceus cultivar Zhongwan6 chromosome 7, CAAS_Psat_ZW6_1.0, whole genome shotgun sequence harbors:
- the LOC127106436 gene encoding GTPase-activating protein GYP1: MNKPPREDDRNNTATTLDSRFSQTLRNVQGLLKGRSMPGKVLLSRRSEPSDNFNPKVSATFYKRSFSQNDAGTSNHPSGAVEEEVQSTSKPVSVANVSKLKISTSLVERDNLSEDIRKYTMGTRATDSARVTKFTKVLSGTVVILDKLRELAWSGVPDYMRPKVWRLLLGYEPPNSDRKEGVLRRKRGEYLDCISQYYDIPASERSDDEVTMLRQIAVDCPRTVPDVPFFQQQQVQKSLERILYAWAIRHPASGYVQGINDLVTPFLVVFISEYLEGGIDDWSMSDLSSDKISNIEADCYGCLSKLLDGMQDHYTFAQPGIQRLVFKLKELVRRINEPVSQHIEDQGLEFLQFAFRWFNCLLIREIPFVLITRLWDTYLAEGDALPDFLVYIFASFLLTWSDKLPSLEFQELVMFLQHLPTQNWTHQDLDMVLSRAFMWHSMFNNSPSHFSS; this comes from the exons ATGAACAAGCCTCCACGAGAAGATGACCGCAACAACACTGCTACTACTCTCGACTCCAGATTCAGCCAAACCCTACGAAATGTTCAAGG GTTACTCAAAGGTCGTAGCATGCCCGGTAAAGTATTGCTGAGCAGAAGGTCAGAGCCATCCGATAACTTCAACCCGAAGGTATCCGCAACGTTTTACAAAAGGAGTTTCTCGCAAAATGATGCTGGCACGAGCAATCACCCATCTGGTGCAGTAGAG GAGGAAGTTCAGAGTACAAGTAAACCAGTCAGTGTTGCTAATGTTAGTAAGTTAAAAATATCAACCTCCCTTGTGGAAAGAGATAACTTATCTGAAGATATCCGCAAATATACGATGGGCACCAGAGCTACGGATTCAGCAAGAGTTACAAAGTTTACTAAAGTGCTTTCTGGAACAGTGGTTATATTAG ACAAATTGCGGGAATTAGCTTGGAGTGGTGTTCCGGATTATATGCGTCCTAAAGTGTGGAGACTCCTCTTG GGATATGAACCACCTAATTCAGATAGAAAGGAGGGAGTTCTGAGAAGGAAGCGTGGAGAGTATCTTGACTGTATATCTCAGTATTATGATATTCCTGCTTCAGAACGTTCAGATGACGAGGTCACCATGCTTCGCCAG ATTGCCGTTGATTGTCCAAGAACTGTACCTGATGTTCCTTTCTTCCAGCAACAGCAAGTTCAGAAATCATTGGAACGTATTCTTTATGCATG GGCCATTCGACATCCTGCAAGTGGATATGTTCAGGGGATAAATGATCTCGTTACACcatttttggttgtttttataTCCGAATACTTAGAAGGAGGTATTGATGATTGGTCCATGTCTGATTTATCTTCCGACAAAATCTCTAATATAGAGGCTGACTGCTACGGGTGTTTGTCAAAGTTGCTTGATGGTATGCAAGACCATTACACATTTGCTCAACCTGGAATTCAAAGGCTTGTTTTTAAATTGAAGGAATTGGTCAGGAGGATCAATG AGCCTGTTTCACAACATATAGAGGATCAGGGACTTGAGTTTCTTCAATTTGCTTTCCGCTGGTTCAACTGTCTTCTAATCCGCGAG ATACCATTTGTTCTCATCACGCGCCTTTGGGACACATATCTAGCTGAAGGAGATGCCTTACCAGACTTCCTCGTGTATATATTTGCCAGTTTCCTTCTAACG TGGTCAGACAAGCTACCGAGCTTGGAATTCCAGGAGTTGGTAATGTTCCTTCAACACCTTCCAACTCAGAACTGGACTCACCAGGACCTTGATATGGTGCTTTCTCGGGCATTTATGTGGCACAGCATGTTCAACAACTCTCCAAGCCATTTCTCTAGCTAA